From Triticum urartu cultivar G1812 chromosome 2, Tu2.1, whole genome shotgun sequence, a single genomic window includes:
- the LOC125537438 gene encoding major pollen allergen Ole e 10-like, with protein sequence MKRKELIMNVILILACFIVCAAGALQEKAESTTPIPTLSPPEGNTSFIDGVTWCVARPGVPQEDLQNALDWACGQGAADCSPLQPGGHCYQPNTLLLHASYAFNIFYQQNGNSDIACNFGGAGTITKRDPSFGPCKFLASETSAASALVLRSMRMICAAFLTMLQLRVFKAVH encoded by the exons ATGAAGAGAAAGGAGCTGATCATGAACGTTATTTTGATCCTTGCGTGCTTCATTG TGTGCGCGGCAGGCGCGCTGCAGGAGAAGGCGGAGTCGACCACCCCGATCCCTACCCTGTCTCCTCCGGAGGGAAACACGAGCTTCATCGACGGTGTCACCTGGTGCGTCGCGCGGCCGGGAGTCCCCCAGGAGGACCTCCAGAACGCGCTGGACTGGGCGTGCGGCCAGGGCGCAGCCGACTGCTCGCCGCTGCAGCCGGGCGGGCATTGCTACCAGCCCAACACGCTCCTGTTGCACGCCTCCTACGCCTTCAACATCTTCTACCAGCAGAACGGCAATTCCGACATCGCCTGCAACTTCGGCGGCGCTGGAACCATCACCAAGAGGGACCCAA GTTTCGGGCCATGCAAGTTCCTGGCATCTGA GACTTCTGCTGCTTCAGCGCTCGTGTTGAGGAGCATGAGGATGATCTGTGCTGCGTTTCTGACCATGCTCCAGCTCAGAGTTTTCAAAGCTGTGCACTGA
- the LOC125537437 gene encoding pentatricopeptide repeat-containing protein At4g21065, whose translation MQLPCARQPSTHPVLRHCVALLRLHLPSPSVAAAKQIHARALRATGVTLSHPLLAKHLLFHLASLRAGAPPLLYAVAVLSRLLPDPDPFSLNTVLRIAASSARPRLALALHRRRLAPPDTHTYPPLLQACTRLLALREGESLHAEAAKNGLVALVFVKNSLVHHYGACGLFESAHRVFDEIPVLERNLVSWNSVMNGFAANGRPNEVLTIFWETFEVDLMPDGFTIVSVLNACAEIGALALGRRVHVFASKVGLVGNRHVGNALIDLYAKCGGVEDARKVFEEMGVGRTVVSWTSLIVGLAGNGFGKDALELFGLMEREKLIPTDITMVGVLYACSHCGLVDDGFRYFNEMKDKYGIAPKIEHLGCMVDLLGRAGRVEEAHDYISTMPLEPNAVVWRTLLGACAMHKKLELGEAAWSRLVELDPGHSGDYVLLSNLYAAVGRWADVHVLRKTMVTHGVRKNPGHSLVEIRNSVYEFVMGDRSHPESDQIYLMLAEIAERLRRQGYVPRTSNVLADIEEEEKEAALNYHSERLAIAFALLKCLPGTPIRIVKNLRVCGDCHLVIKLISKVYDREIIVRDRSRFHHFKGGECSCKDYW comes from the coding sequence ATGCAATTGCCATGCGCGAGACAACCTTCCACACACCCGGTGCTGCGCCACTGCGTCGCGCTCCTCCGCCTCCACCTGCCGTCTCCCTCCGTCGCTGCGGCCAAGCAGATCCACGCGCGCGCGCTCCGTGCGACTGGCGTGACCCTCTCCCACCCTCTCCTCGCCAAGCACCTCCTCTTCCACCTAGCTTCCCTCCGCGCCGGCGCTCCCCCGCTCCTCTACGCCGTCGCCGTCCTCTCCCGCCTCCTCCCCGACCCGGACCCTTTCTCCCTCAACACCGTCCTCCGCATCGCCGCGTCCTCGGCGCGCCCACGCCTCGCGCTcgcgctccaccgccgccgcctcgcgccgcccgACACGCACACCTACCCGCCGCTCCTCCAGGCCTGCACACGCCTCCTCGCCCTTCGCGAAGGCGAGAGCCTCcacgccgaggccgccaagaacgGCCTGGTGGCGCTCGTCTTCGTCAAGAACTCGCTTGTCCACCACTATGGTGCGTGCGGCCTCTTTGAGAGCGCCCACAGGGTGTTCGACGAAATTCCGGTGCTGGAGCGGAACCTCGTCTCCTGGAACTCCGTGATGAACGGGTTCGCGGCCAATGGCAGGCCCAACGAGGTACTGACAATCTTCTGGGAGACGTTCGAGGTGGACCTCATGCCGGATGGATTCACCATTGTGAGTGTTTTAAATGCGTGCGCAGAGATCGGGGCGCTCGCTCTCGGGAGGAGGGTGCATGTGTTTGCGTCCAAGGTTGGGTTAGTAGGGAACAGACATGTTGGTAATGCGCTGATTGATCTGTATGCCAAGTGCGGCGGAGTTGAGGATGCAAGGAAGGTGTTTGAGGAGATGGGGGTGGGAAGGACCGTGGTCTCATGGACGTCACTGATCGTGGGTTTGGCAGGGAATGGGTTTGGGAAGGATGCGCTTGAGCTGTTCGGTCTGATGGAGAGGGAGAAGCTTATCCCTACTGATATCACTATGGTAGGAGTGCTGTATGCTTGTAGCCACTGCGGGTTGGTTGACGATGGGTTTCGATATTTCAATGAGATGAAGGACAAGTACGGCATAGCACCAAAGATTGAACATCTTGGATGTATGGTGGATCTGCTGGGGAGAGCTGGAAGAGTTGAGGAAGCGCACGATTATATCAGCACGATGCCACTGGAGCCCAACGCTGTTGTGTGGCGGACATTGCTAGGTGCTTGTGCTATGCACAAGAAGCTGGAACTTGGGGAGGCTGCTTGGTCACGGCTGGTTGAGCTTGACCCTGGGCACAGCGGCGACTATGTCCTCCTCTCAAATCTGTATGCTGCTGTTGGGAGGTGGGCAGATGTCCATGTCCTTAGGAAGACAATGGTCACGCATGGAGTGAGGAAAAACCCAGGGCATAGCCTTGTGGAGATCCGCAACTCCGTGTATGAGTTTGTTATGGGCGACAGATCACATCCTGAGAGTGATCAGATATACCTAATGCTTGCCGAGATAGCCGAGAGATTGAGGCGCCAAGGTTACGTCCCCCGCACAAGCAATGTATTGGCAGATATAGAGGAGGAAGAGAAAGAGGCTGCTTTAAACTACCATAGCGAGAGGCTGGCCATTGCCTTTGCCTTGCTGAAGTGTCTTCCTGGTACTCCTATCAGGATAGTGAAGAACTTGAGGGTGTGTGGAGACTGCCATTTGGTAATTAAGTTAATATCTAAGGTATATGACCGTGAAATCATTGTTAGGGATCGCAGTAGGTTCCACCATTTCAAAGGTGGAGAATGTTCATGTAAAGATTATTGGTAG
- the LOC125537435 gene encoding CSC1-like protein ERD4: MDISSFVTSLLTSFVIFVVLVLVFTWLSRRPGNAPVYYPSVLLRGLDPWEGRGRGTRSPVGWIRQAFTASEADVVAAGGVDAAVYLVFLSSVLAILVVSGIVLLPLLLPLAATDHALENSAGFKNGKEAQNFTIIERLALGNVQKKSMRLWAFILSVYWVSFVTYLVLWKSYKHVSNLRAAARSTSDVKPEEFAVLVRDVPIPPPDQTIKDSVDSYFRVLHPDTFYKAMVVTDNKEADKIFQEIEGHKHKIAHAEAVYAESKKGNKPEGTKPTHRTGLLGLIGKKVDTIEYCNGEIKELLPKLEAEQKSTLHDKQQRAAIVFFNSRAAAASASQTLHAQLFDKWTVTEAPEPRDMIWSNLPKKIYERHTRQTLVYFIVFLTVFFYTIPITAVSAVTTLEKLREKLPFLKVVVDQQVIKTVLQAYLPQLALIVFLALLPALLMFLSKSEGIPSQSHVVRAASGKYFYFIIFNVFLGFTISSSLFSALKTIVDNPPGIIVMLGNSLPGSATFFLSFVALKFFVGYGLELSRLVPLIIFHLKKKYLCKTEDELRAAWSPGDLGYNTRVPSDMLIVTIVLCYSVIAPLIIPFGVAYFALGWLIAKNQVLRVYVPSYESNGRMWPHIHTRVIAALMIYQATMIGVIILKLFFYSAILSPLIPISLIFAYTCHTRFYPAFAKTPLEVASQELKETPNMGAIYSAYIPLCLKPEKLEDVDVFEDAQSRTTSRAPSF; this comes from the exons aTGGACATCTCGTCGTTCGTGACGTCGCTTCTGACGTCCTTCGTCATCTTCGTCGTGCTGGTCCTGGTCTTCACGTGGCTCTCGCGCCGCCCGGGGAACGCGCCGGTGTACTACCCGAGCGTGCTGTTGCGGGGGCTCGACCCGTGGGAGGGGCGCGGACGGGGCACGCGCAGCCCCGTCGGCTGGATCCGCCAAGCGTTCACGGCGTCCGAGGCCGACGTCGTTGCCGCCGGCGGAGTCGACGCCGCCGTCTACCTCGTCTTCCTCTCATCCG TGTTGGCAATCCTTGTGGTCTCTGGAATTGTGTTGCTTCCACTTCTGTTACCGCTTGCTGCAACTGATCATGCCCTGGAGAATTCTGCTGGCTTCAAAAATGGCAAAGAGGCGCAGAACTTCACGATTATTGAAAGATTAGCATTGGGCAATGTTCAA AAAAAAAGTATGAGGCTGTGGGCATTCATATTATCAGTCTACTGGGTCTCCTTTGTCACCTATCTCGTACTATGGAAATCCTACAAACATGTTTCGAATCTGAGAGCAGCTGCAAGATCAACATCAGATGTTAAACCAGAGGAGTTTGCCGTGTTGGTGAGAGATGTTCCTATACCGCCTCCTGATCAAACTATAAAGGACTCGGTGGACTCATATTTCCGAGTACTTCATCCTGACACATTCTACAAAGCAATGGTTGTGACAGACAATAAGGAG GCTGATAAAATTTTCCAAGAGATTGAAGGTCACAAACACAAAATTGCTCACGCTGAAGCTGTCTATGCAGAGTCAAAAAAAGGAAACAAACCTGAGGGCACCAAGCCTACTCACAGGACTGGATTGCTTGGTCTTATTGGTAAAAAAGTTGACACAATTGAGTATTGTAATGGGGAGATCAAGGAATTACTGCCCAAACTGGAGGCTGAACAGAAGAGCACTCTTCATGATAAACAGCAACgtgctgccattgtcttcttcaACAGCAGAGCTGCTGCAGCCTCTGCATCTCAGACTCTTCATGCTCAGCTGTTTGATAAATGGACAGTCACAGAAGCTCCTGAACCACGTGATATGATATGGTCCAACCTTCCGAAGAAAATATATGAGAGGCACACCAGACAGACTCTGGTTTATTTCATTGTCTTTCTCACAGTCTTTTTCTATACTATTCCTATTACTGCTGTCTCTGCTGTCACGACGCTGGAAAAACTGAGGGAGAAGCTGCCCTTTCTGAAGGTGGTGGTGGACCAACAAGTAATTAAGACTGTCTTACAGGCTTACCTGCCGCAGCTCGCGCTTATTGTTTTTCTAGCTTTGCTGCCTGCTCTCCTTATGTTTCTCTCAAAGTCAGAAGGGATCCCTTCACAGAGCCATGTAGTCAGGGCAGCGTCAGGAAAATATTTCTACTTCATTATCTTCAATGTCTTCCTTGGCTTTACAATTAGCTCCTCATTGTTCAGTGCCTTGAAAACCATCGTTGATAACCCTCCTGGGATTATTGTGATGCTAGGCAACAGCCTTCCTGGAAGTGCAACTTTCTTCCTCTCATTCGTTGCACTGAA ATTCTTTGTTGGTTATGGGCTTGAGCTCTCTCGCTTGGTCCCTCTCATCATTTTCCACTTGAAAAAGAAGTACCTATGCAAGACTGAGGATGAATTGCGAGCAGCGTGGAGTCCAGGGGACTTGGGGTATAACACCAGGGTTCCAAGTGACATGCTGATTGTTACAATTGTGCTGTGCTACTCCGTCATTGCACCTTTGATTATTCCATTCGGTGTTGCTTACTTTGCTCTTGGATGGCTTATAGCAAAAAACCAG GTTTTGAGAGTCTATGTTCCTAGTTACGAGAGCAATGGGCGAATGTGGCCGCACATCCACACGAGGGTCATTGCGGCTCTAATGATTTACCAGGCCACCATGATTGGTGTCATCATACTGAAACTTTTCTTCTATTCGGCTATCCTTTCCCCGCTCATCCCAATAAGTTTAATCTTCGCCTACACTTGCCACACACGCTTCTATCCTGCATTTGCCAAAACCCCTCTTGAGGTGGCAAGCCAGGAGCTCAAAGAGACACCGAACATGGGTGCCATCTACAGTGCATACATCCCTCTTTGCCTGAAGCCTGAAAAGCTCGAAGATGTGGACGTATTCGAAGATGCTCAATCGCGCACTACCTCGAGAGCACCATCCTTTTAA
- the LOC125541570 gene encoding factor of DNA methylation 1-like produces the protein MEHTSEEESEISDSEIDEYKDKIYAQLRLRSQKLKVQYGEKIFRCPFCLGKRKQDYNVKDLLQHASGIGAAQKRKPRVRAAHLALAEYVKNDLGSSLEPSLQLAIVEYKPPKIEQEKFVWPWMGILVNLPADLMDTNFVRESEHMLKSQLSRFRPCEVTILLDSKGQTDHSIIKFAEDWTGFKDALAFENHFIVEQYSKTDWNRRNCKMDDLYGWLARSDDYNSHGTIGEHLRKIGVLKSVGDREHERTERIAHFTRQIEEKNKHLQELELKHNQTAMKLESMMKDKDRMVEEHNEKIRKMQEDARWNSSKIVEDNQRLQQELKTRREQAIRRHKQLEELARKSNIDRAKVEAEKEKNANENVLLDLATLKHKKAREELRQLLKKHEQEKEDAFRRQYKLEEDLTSKQNLEMELAQLRGKLEVMKHMGAEADTTSKEFDKVSEELKEKDEQLEAMESANQALIIVERRTNDELEQAKKELIQGLQQIQVTRSTIGVKRMGVLDEKAFVAACKKKEGNGVSKKNAKYDVEATLVLSKWEDEIKQPDWHPFKVIDVDGQTKEIVREDDEKLQALKEELGQEAHDVVVKALLEMNEYNPSGRYPVPVLWNFKENRRAPLDEAVAYILKQWKASKNKRTYFS, from the exons ATGGAGCATacctctgaagaagaatctgagaTTAGTGATTCGGAGATCGATGAGTACAAGGACAAGATCTACGCGCAACTGCGGCTGCGGTCCCAAAAATTGAAAGTGCAGTATGGTGAGAAGATCTTCCGGTGCCCGTTCTGCCTAGGGAAAAGGAAGCAAGATTACAACGTCAAGGATCTTCTGCAGCATGCCTCAGGAATAGGGGCTGCTCAGAAACGCAAGCCCAGGGTGAGGGCAGCACACCTAGCACTTGCAGAGTATGTGAAGAATGATTTGGGCAGCTCCTTGGAACCATCATTGCAGCTTGCCATCGTTGAGTATAAGCCTCCTAAGATTGAACAAGAGAAGTTCGTATGGCCGTGGATGGGCATTCTGGTTAATCTACCAGCTGATTTGATGGATACAAATTTTGTCAGGGAGAGTGAGCATATGTTAAAATCACAGTTATCACGGTTCAGACCATGCGAAGTCACTATTCTTTTGGATTCCAAGGGCCAGACTGATCACTCCATCATCAAGTTTGCTGAAGACTGGACTGGGTTCAAGGATGCATTAGCTTTTGAAAACCATTTCATAGTGGAGCAGTACAGTAAGACTGATTGGAACAGAAGAAACTGTAAAATGGACGATCTTTATGGATGGCTTGCAAGATCTGATGATTATAACTCTCATGGGACAATAGGAGAGCATTTGAGGAAAATTGGAGTTCTAAAAAGTGTTGGTGATCGGGAACATGAGAGAACTGAGCGTATTGCTCATTTTACTCGCCAAATAGAAGAGAAGAATAAGCATTTACAAGAACTGGAGCTGAAGCACAATCAAACTGCAATGAAACTTGAAAGCATGATGAAAGACAAGGATCGAATGGTTGAGGAACATAATGAAA AGATAAGAAAGATGCAGGAAGACGCTCGTTGGAATTCTAGTAAAATAGTTGAAGATAATCAAAGACTGCAACAGGAACTGAAGACCAGGAGAGAACAAGCCATCCGGAGACATAAGCAACTTGAAGAGTTGGCTAGGAAAAGTAATATTGACAGAGCAAAAGTCGAAGCAGAGAAAGAAAAG AATGCAAACGAGAATGTTCTTCTTGACTTAGCAACCCTAAAGCATAAGAAGGCGCGTGAAGAGCTCAGGCAGCTTCTCAAGAAACACGAG CAAGAGAAAGAAGATGCTTTCAGGAGGCAATACAAACTGGAAGAGGACTTAACTTCTAAGCAGAATCTTGAGATGGAATTAGCACAGTTGAGAGGGAAGTTAGAGGTAATGAAGCACATGGGAGCTGAGGCAGATACAACATCAAAGGAATTTGATAAGGTGTCTGAAGAGCTGAAAGAGAAAGATGAACAGCTTGAAGCCATGGAATCTGCAAACCAGGCCCTTATTATTGTGGAACGAAGGACCAATGATGAACTTGAACAAGCCAAGAAAGAACTTATACAG GGCCTACAACAGATACAAGTAACTCGATCCACTATTGGTGTCAAGAGAATGGGTGTGCTTGATGAAAAAGCTTTTGTTGCTGCATGCAAAAAGAAAGAGGGAAATGGTGTTTCGAAAAAAAATGCAAAGTATGATGTAGAGGCAACACTTGTGTTATCAAAATGGGAAGATGAGATCAAGCAACCAGATTGGCATCCTTTCAAAGTTATTGATGTTGATGGACAGACAAAG GAAATAGTCCGGGAAGACGATGAGAAGCTGCAAGCCCTGAAAGAAGAGCTGGGGCAGGAGGCCCACGATGTTGTGGTCAAGGCCCTTCTTGAGATGAACGAATACAACCCCAGCGGCAGGTACCCTGTCCCCGTGCTGTGGAACTTCAAGGAGAACCGGAGAGCGCCGCTTGACGAGGCAGTAGCGTACATTCTCAAGCAGTGGAAGGCGAGCAAGAACAAGAGAACCTACTTCTCCTGA